The sequence GATTTAATGTTTTTCTCATTATTTTCCAATTTTTTACTTGTAGCTTCACTCGCCATTGAATCGACTACTGCCCCAAATCTAACTGGTAAATATTTATAATCTTCGTATCCTGTATAATAAAAATTTTTATTTCTATATTGAGGCTCATAATTGTTTTTATATTTACTAATACTTCTAACAACCAAGGAATCAATTGATTTCTCAGCTACTTTACCTGCAAAACTGCCAGCTGCTGTTGCTAACCCAGAAGATACTGCTTTATAACCAGCATGTTTAATTGAATCCTCATTAGACTCAAAATATCCTTGCAAGCCTGAACTCACGGTATTCACTATCAATGTCGTTTTAAAATTTGTTCCACCAGTAATAAATCCTGTTGTACCGCTCCAAGCTAAATCACTGGCTGATGTATCTTTACCTTGATAAGAGTTCCCCAAATGAGTGGCTGTCATACTTAAGCCTGAATTCACCACCTTTTCAGTCAAAATAGGGTGTGCTTTAGCAAAATCCCCAACTTTCGCTGTTGCAGAAACCACTTTGTTTGGTAAGTTCAATGTATTAACAGTTGCTGGCAATTTGCTTAATGCATTTGAAAGTACACCACCGCTATAAATCATTGCTCCAAGTTCCAGTCCATCCTTAACAGAATAAGCTAATTTTCCATTAAACGACTCTTTATAATTTTCAATCGCTTCATATTTACCGTTGATTGCATAATACATTTCTTCATCACGAGAATGTTTTTCTGCCCCCCACGATGGCGCGCGTTTCCTAACGCGTGCCCCAAATATCAAAAACTTACCTAAATGAGATCTTCACTATTTTTATTGATAAATCTAGGTCATCATTCTCCTTCTAAAGGAGTAGATTAAAAAAAGAAAAAAACCCCCGTTGAATATTTGATTGCAAACTTAATTAATTCATATAGTTCCCTGAAAAATATATCTTTATCTAAGTACTTCAGTACAATTTCTAGTAATAATTCAAGCTCTTCCTTTTTATCTATAGATTCATCCTCATAATCATCTATATTTTTATTTATTACGGTATTTACCTCATTAAAGAAACCCAATTTCCAGATCTCATCATATAATTCATTGGTTAAATTAATTTCTATTAAATCACCATCAATTGACAAATCATAGTCAAGTCTTTTCATTGCCTCTACAGATACAGGGACACTGATAACTTTCATTATTACTCCTTAATTTTAAAATGTGTTACTTGATTATACTCTGCTTTAGTACGACCTTGCTGTTTCCCATTTTCCAAAGTTTTATTATTTGGCACATGTCCGTTCAAATCTAAATAATTTCTTTTACCTGAAATACTAGGATCAAATATACGAAAGTATTTTCCATTAATATCTTCTACAATTTGGACTTTTGTTATTGGATTTTCATATATTCTTTTCCCTTTATCCGTCGTTGTGATAATCGGATTTTTTCCTGCAAACTTTTCTATAGACTCACTTAAACTAGCCTCTGCCCAATTTTTAGAATAAAGGTTTGCTCTATACTCCCCACCAGAAATCCTAACACTCTGATTCTCATACCCCTTGGTATCCCCAACAACCGGCAATGCCTCATTCGCATTTGAGCCTTTTGGCAACTTGAATCTAACATAATTTACTGCTGCATCTCCTATTGTACTGGCAGCTTTACCTGCTACTTTCCCCGCCCCTGCAAGCTCTAACAAGAGCTGTACCACCTCTCACAGCTGCCATCGCATCAATCTCATTGACCATATTTTTACCATAAAGGTAATTTACATCATCAAGATGATAGCCTGCGCCAAAAATATCTTTACCCGATTGCCATACCGCTTTTCCTGAATCCGATAACATTTCCTTACCGGCTGAAATACACATATCTTCTTTTAAACAGTTCGCAATACCAAAACTAATCGGCTTGAGTATATCCTCCGGATGATCAAATGCATGCAAGGTACCTTTTAAAGCCGCATCTGCACCATCCGATAACGATTTAGTATAAAGGTCATATTTTACTTTCGGTTGCAATGTCTTCGTTACGACATGGCCATTTGCTTTATCAAATTGTGCCAATGCATTCGAATATTTACCCGTTGAGTAATATTCATTTTTATCCACAACAGTAAACATCGATTGACGTTTACCATCCGAATTAATAAATGTACCTCGATTATCATAAGGTGGTACATCACCTTGAGCCGTTGCACCTCTTAAGAAAGACTGTGCTTGGCCATCTGTTTCGCCAATTTTCTTAAACCAAGCATAGTCGACTTCTTGAGCCGCTTGGGTAATTAATCGCTCCATCGCTTCTTGTTCAGTGACTTGGTGCCCTAAACGCTCACTTTCCTCTTGAGCAAAACGTTTTGCGTTTTCTTTAATCCATTTAATCTCATCAACATGAAGCTGTCTGTTATACGTCTCCGCATTGTAAGATGTCAACGCCCCCTGTTTAATCGTTTCACTTGTCCCGCCACTCACTGCACCCGCTGCCGCACCTATCGCCAACGCCGTCATTTGCTGTGCCGCTTGTTTAAGTTTCTCCTTTTGTTCCGCATCTAACTTGAGGTCTTTCGTGTGTTCATTTAAGTAATCTGTAACATACGTGTTCAACCACTCTGAACCTGCACCGGCTGCCGCACCTGTCGCAACATTCCCCCCTGACATCTTCGCTGCCAATGCGCCCGCAAGGGCATGCATCGCTATTTTCTCTTTGCTCCCGTCTTCAAAGCCCAATTTTTTTGCAAGGTCGCCCGTTACTTTTGCAAACAACTCACCCGCCACTTGTGCCGCTTCTTGTTGCTCTTTGATTTCCTGTAAATCAAAGGCTTTCACCTTATGATTTGCGTTCTTCGTATCACGTGAAAGTGCGGTCAGATTTTCAGGGGTTTCTGTGTCAATTTGAATATTAGACCCTATCGCTGATTGCATTTGACTTGTAGCACTTTCATGTTTATTCCCTAAAGCACTCGCCGCGGCAGCCATCGCATTTTTAGCATTCTGTGCCATATCCGTTGAAAGCCCCGCACTCACGCTTTTCACTTCAACCTCACTGCGGTTTTCAATATCAGTGTGAGTAAGCGATTTTGTTTTGAAGTGGTTCTTATCTTGGGCTGCTTCACTGTCAATCACAGAGCCCGCAAGGTGCGTATTCCCCGCAACCTTAACATCCATTCCACCTTTGCCCACATGGAAGCCCGTTTGTTCTTCCACTTGGGCATAGTTCACTTTCGCTTTGTTTTGAGAATAGTTTGCTTGAGCACTTGAACCACTGCCATAAATTGCCACACTAAAGCCTGCTCCGGCTTGAGTTTGTTTGCTGTCGTAGTGATTGCTGTCTTGACGGCTTTCTAAATTAAGATTGTCTTTGATGTCTGCATCCAATTTATCAGTGTTAACTACCGCGCCTTTAAAGTTGGCATTTTTACCAGTTTTAATCACTGTTTCTTCAGCATTCAGATAACTATTACGTTGTGTCACACTATCGCTATTTTCATACCCTTTACCAACTTGAGCAGAACCTTCTACACCAATGCCATAACTATTGCCATTAGCGCCTGCAAATACCCCAACACTCCAACCTGTGTTTTTATTCTCGCTTCGGTTATGATAAGTATCTTGTACTGACTCCACGTTTAAGTTCTTAGCCACATCAAGTTCTAAACGTTTTGCATTTAATGTTGAGCCCAACACATCAACATCGCCTTTTCGGCTGGTTAAATTCACCGTGCCAGCATTGAGATCACTGCCACGATGAGTGATTGTTTTACTTTCACTCGTTTGAGTAGATTTGCTCGCACCTACGCTAATAGAGACTTTAATGCTCGGATTAGATACATTACCTGCCGTCATATTTCCTAAATTAGAGACCGTTTTCACAACATTTTCTGCATTTTTAGCTAATTCAATACTGTTATAAGCCGCTTTCATTTGATGAAGCTGTTTCAATTTTTCATTTTTAACTTCATGACTACGCTTAATACTGTGCCCCATCGATTGCGCTGTGCTTACAACGGGTGATGTAACGGCTATCGTAAGTCCTGATTGTTTATACTCATGCCCCTCTTTACGTTCAATAATATCTTTTCCCGCTTCCACCTTCACGGCTGCCCCTTCAATATCAATCCGATTTGTGTTTGGCGTAATCATATCCGTACCAAGAACATTTGTATGATTACCCGCACTCACCCTGATATTGCCATTCATTGAACCTAGTGTGCTACGTGCATCAGACTGTGTCCAACCTTCTGTCTCATAATCATGTTTTTCTGATTGGGAACCCACGGTAATACCAATACCGCCACCCGTGAACACACCGTTGGTTTTCTTGGTTTCCACGCGCTTATTTTTAAAATGATTGGTATCTGCTGCAATATCAACATCATGTCCAGCCTGAATATGCAGATTATCATCCGCAATAGCCTGAATGCCTTTCGCCTTCACATCATGGCCTGCTGAAAGAAGCACCTCTTTACCACTCACCTGTGTGCCGACTTGAGTAACGGAGTGTTGTTGGTCTAGGCTGGTTTTGGTCACCTTCGCCACACTTCCACTTTTCGTTTTGTGAAACTCTTCAAAATCACGGCTTTCTTTTGCACCATTCAACACAAGGTCATTTTCAGTAATGGCCATTAACTTCGCGTCACTCTCTAGCTGTGCCCCTTCGGCTCGGAGATTTTTTGCCGTAAGCGTCACATCACCCTTGCCTTTTACTCGGCTGACTACTGCCTCTTCCACTTTCTCATGACGGTAATGATTGCCTGCGCCCATCTTTTCATCAAAGCCCACTGAAAGTGCGGTCAGATTCATGTTATTTTTGCTTTGAATAAGCGTGCTGCCATTACCATCGTTAATAATATCTGCCCCTTTAGCGTTTAGATTATTTGATGAGAGTTGTAACTGACCGTCTTCTCCTTTCACATGGAAAAGTGCTTTACGAGCCAGTGTCGTTTCACTACGTTGGAAATGAGATAAGTCCACCTTTGTCGTCATCGTGGTACTTTCGTGATTTAAATCACCACCCACATCCACCAAGAGGGCGCGCTCGGCTTCCACTTTACCGCCGATATTATCGAAGTTATTCGTGGTGTTGATGCCTACTTTATCACCCGTAATGGTACCTGCGTTGAATAAGCTTTCGGTATTTAATAACGTAAGCTTACGGCCTGCAATGGTGCCGCTATTGGTTAAGCGATTACTCCGCAAATCAATCACATCCGCTGAAATCAACGTGCCTTCACCATTTAAGTCTCCTTTCTGCGCCATGGCATAGACACGAGGCGCCATCACTTTAACTTGTTTTCCGCTTGGTAAGGTTACGTCTTTTTCTTCAAACCAGACAATATCTGACGTAAGTTGTGCAACCTGAGCAGGGCTTAAAGCCACACCTGGGGTTAAGTTGAAGCGTTTTGCAAAGGTAATACCATTATCCATCAACCCTTTATATTGCGCCTCTAAATCTTGATAACCCGTTAAGAACATTCGTCCCGTCAACTGATTCACTTGGTCACGCACTAAACGTTGCTCGTAATAGCCATCACCTAAGCGTCTCAAGATATTTTGTGGATCACGACGAAGTGCGTTGAACATATAGTCACTGCTCAACCACTTACGACGATCGGTAAACTGTGGATCAGTTTCAATTAATGGGCGATTAGTGGCCTCTGGATTGGTGTGATAAAGGCTTGAGGTTGGCAAAGAAACATCCGCACCAATCGTACGAATTTCACGCTGCCCAGCTTTTGCATTCGATTGATTCACGCCATTGGCAACATGGATATTATTGGCAAGTGCGAGAGTTTCCATCGAAAGATTGGCTTTTTCACCTTCAGGCGTCACTGTTGTATAGGCTTCCGTACGAACTTGTTTTAAATCCAATGGTGTATCAGTGATTCTTTGGTAGTTATGTCGGCCATCCCACTCTCGCTGGTGATATCGTTTAACTCCGCCTCGCCAACGAGAGTAAGTCCACTCTTGATTTCCATTATCAACAACTCGAGTAATCCCCATTTCGGGTACATTATTGACTTCTTCAGAAGGATTATTAGGGTTATAGATCTTACCTGCCGCAATTATTTGGCTGCGGTTATTTTCCACATTTCCATTAAATTCAACATCACCTTGACTCAAAATCTTACCAGGATGCGTTTCTTTTACCTTTGTTTCACTGGTAATACGTTCTTTTACATAGATATCCCAGAATCGATAAAATTCTTTACCTGAGAGCTTTTTATTGTGAGCCAAAATTGCAGCATCTAATTGCTCGAATGCTTTTTCATTTGCCTTCGCCCATTCAAAATAAGGTTTCATTTGAGCAGAAAACTCAACTAACTTAGCTTCATAATCAGCAACAGCTTTCTGGTACTCTACCATTTTTGATTCATATTCTTTCATGAGGCGATCATAATTACGACGATGACGCCATGTTCGTTTAGGCTGTTTAGGCTCTTCTGGTGCTTGCTTTAACGTTTCATCCAAGCCACTCAGATCGGGTAATGTTGGAGAAGTAGATGGAGGAGCAATATTAAATGCAGCCCATATAGGATCATTATTTAAATAAAGTGCTTGAGGCACAACAACACAGCCTGAACGGGTTTGCTCATTGGCGCATACCTCCTCATTTGGCATTGGTAAAATATGACCTTCAATTTTGCCATCTGATGGTCGCGTTACCTTATTTTGATTTTTATAAACCACTTTACCCGCTCGACTAAAGGATGCCCAACGAAGTTGATCGAAATTAATACGTTCAGAGCTCCCATCTTCAAGCAGATAATGTTCATCCACTTTTTCACGTTTGACTTCTTCTAACCTTGTATCAATACGCGCATTTTTGTTTAAAGTTTGATGCATACCAAGGACAACACCACGTCCCTCAATCAAACTACCGCTATTCAATAATTTATCGCCTAAATCTTTCGATTGATTGTTTTCATCTAGGCTACGTCCAAATACAACCTTCCCTTCAGAGGATAAGGTACCGCCAATACCGTTAAATGCCCAATTTTGAGTAAAGACTGTTTTACTGTTCTCAACGAAAGGCGCTGCAACATCTAGACGTTCTTTTGCCGCTACAACCGCTGATTTAATCGTTCCATCTGATTGTAATTCATCTGTATTCACTATTTTTTGACCAGCCTGCAAAGCAACATTACCACCGTAAATACGACCAGTACCGACATTAGTTAATGTATCACCAGTCTTGATAACATTTTCTACTGTCCCTTTAATCAACCCTCGGTTGGTTATATTCTGCTCACTTGTAAGTGCGGTTTGTTTTCCTTGAATTTCAGCATTCTCTGTATTTTCAATATTCTTCGCATTAACTTGGGTATGACCTTCAGAAAGCAATCCTGCTCGATTAATCAAATGTCCTTGAGTAGTTAAACTTAATGAAGAGCGACCAACTAAATCGCGTTGACTATCAAAATCTTGAATAAGTTGGATATTTGTATGGTTAGCCTCAATATCGCCATCACCAGAAAGTGCATTCACCTGAATATTCAGTTTTTCTGCAGCCTGAATTGAACCTTGACTATTTTTTATGGAAGCCCCTTTACCCTGAATGCGAATATCCCTGTAGAGAATAATTCACCTTGCGTGTTGTCTAATTGACTAACAATATTCAATACCTGAGAAGAAACCGAATAAACCCCACCTTGTTTATTGTCCAATTGCTGAGCATTCACCTCAGCCTTACCCGCAAGAATACCCTGTGTTGGTACTGATTGCGCACTCCCTTTAGTATTTTGGTTATTTAGATTAGTGGTATTAACCGTTAAATCACCCTGTGCTTGAATGAGTGAACCTGTATTGCCGACTTTTTGGTTATTAATATCCCTTGCAATATTTAACGTTGAAGAACCGTCAGCAACAATCATTCCAGCTTGGTTATCCACGGATAATGCTGTTAAAGTTAAATCTTTACCACTTAGCAACCGTCCTTCTCGATTATTTAAGAATTGATTTTGCTGGGTAAGACTCATATTGCCACCAGAAAGTATTAAGCCTTTTTCATTATTTAATCCTTGTTCTAGGTTTAATGAGAAATCACGCGCACCTTGGCTTGCCCATCGACCATGTTGATTCTCCACCCTTTGTGCGGTTGCATTAATCCAATCC comes from Haemophilus haemolyticus and encodes:
- a CDS encoding hemagglutinin repeat-containing protein, encoding MNALSGDGDIEANHTNIQLIQDFDSQRDLVGRSSLSLTTQGHLINRAGLLSEGHTQVNAKNIENTENAEIQGKQTALTSEQNITNRGLIKGTVENVIKTGDTLTNVGTGRIYGGNVALQAGQKIVNTDELQSDGTIKSAVVAAKERLDVAAPFVENSKTVFTQNWAFNGIGGTLSSEGKVVFGRSLDENNQSKDLGDKLLNSGSLIEGRGVVLGMHQTLNKNARIDTRLEEVKREKVDEHYLLEDGSSERINFDQLRWASFSRAGKVVYKNQNKVTRPSDGKIEGHILPMPNEEVCANEQTRSGCVVVPQALYLNNDPIWAAFNIAPPSTSPTLPDLSGLDETLKQAPEEPKQPKRTWRHRRNYDRLMKEYESKMVEYQKAVADYEAKLVEFSAQMKPYFEWAKANEKAFEQLDAAILAHNKKLSGKEFYRFWDIYVKERITSETKVKETHPGKILSQGDVEFNGNVENNRSQIIAAGKIYNPNNPSEEVNNVPEMGITRVVDNGNQEWTYSRWRGGVKRYHQREWDGRHNYQRITDTPLDLKQVRTEAYTTVTPEGEKANLSMETLALANNIHVANGVNQSNAKAGQREIRTIGADVSLPTSSLYHTNPEATNRPLIETDPQFTDRRKWLSSDYMFNALRRDPQNILRRLGDGYYEQRLVRDQVNQLTGRMFLTGYQDLEAQYKGLMDNGITFAKRFNLTPGVALSPAQVAQLTSDIVWFEEKDVTLPSGKQVKVMAPRVYAMAQKGDLNGEGTLISADVIDLRSNRLTNSGTIAGRKLTLLNTESLFNAGTITGDKVGINTTNNFDNIGGKVEAERALLVDVGGDLNHESTTMTTKVDLSHFQRSETTLARKALFHVKGEDGQLQLSSNNLNAKGADIINDGNGSTLIQSKNNMNLTALSVGFDEKMGAGNHYRHEKVEEAVVSRVKGKGDVTLTAKNLRAEGAQLESDAKLMAITENDLVLNGAKESRDFEEFHKTKSGSVAKVTKTSLDQQHSVTQVGTQVSGKEVLLSAGHDVKAKGIQAIADDNLHIQAGHDVDIAADTNHFKNKRVETKKTNGVFTGGGIGITVGSQSEKHDYETEGWTQSDARSTLGSMNGNIRVSAGNHTNVLGTDMITPNTNRIDIEGAAVKVEAGKDIIERKEGHEYKQSGLTIAVTSPVVSTAQSMGHSIKRSHEVKNEKLKQLHQMKAAYNSIELAKNAENVVKTVSNLGNMTAGNVSNPSIKVSISVGASKSTQTSESKTITHRGSDLNAGTVNLTSRKGDVDVLGSTLNAKRLELDVAKNLNVESVQDTYHNRSENKNTGWSVGVFAGANGNSYGIGVEGSAQVGKGYENSDSVTQRNSYLNAEETVIKTGKNANFKGAVVNTDKLDADIKDNLNLESRQDSNHYDSKQTQAGAGFSVAIYGSGSSAQANYSQNKAKVNYAQVEEQTGFHVGKGGMDVKVAGNTHLAGSVIDSEAAQDKNHFKTKSLTHTDIENRSEVEVKSVSAGLSTDMAQNAKNAMAAAASALGNKHESATSQMQSAIGSNIQIDTETPENLTALSRDTKNANHKVKAFDLQEIKEQQEAAQVAGELFAKVTGDLAKKLGFEDGSKEKIAMHALAGALAAKMSGGNVATGAAAGAGSEWLNTYVTDYLNEHTKDLKLDAEQKEKLKQAAQQMTALAIGAAAGAVSGGTSETIKQGALTSYNAETYNRQLHVDEIKWIKENAKRFAQEESERLGHQVTEQEAMERLITQAAQEVDYAWFKKIGETDGQAQSFLRGATAQGDVPPYDNRGTFINSDGKRQSMFTVVDKNEYYSTGKYSNALAQFDKANGHVVTKTLQPKVKYDLYTKSLSDGADAALKGTLHAFDHPEDILKPISFGIANCLKEDMCISAGKEMLSDSGKAVWQSGKDIFGAGYHLDDVNYLYGKNMVNEIDAMAAVRGGTALVRACRGGESSR